The Sulfitobacter donghicola DSW-25 = KCTC 12864 = JCM 14565 genome has a segment encoding these proteins:
- a CDS encoding XdhC family protein, whose product MTPKQIMEHGLNEGEKCFAIATIVRTTGTTSAKPGAKALMREDGTILEGWLGGGCVRGAIKDATLRAYATGQPQFISVAPQEELAEKGVRAGDDVDGVRFARNGCPSKGTIDIFIEPHLPKPDLLVFGESPVAKKLIELAPQFGWGATTVSADAPLPPRTPSSARYLVIATQGQGDLAALKTGLADLAEYIAFVGSTKKFTSLSEKLIAAGADPAQIATVRAPAGLDIGAVTPAEIALAILAELTQVKRDLLARLAQNG is encoded by the coding sequence ATGACACCAAAACAGATCATGGAACACGGATTGAACGAGGGCGAAAAATGCTTTGCCATCGCCACGATTGTGCGCACCACTGGAACCACCTCAGCCAAACCTGGCGCTAAGGCGTTGATGCGCGAAGACGGAACAATTCTTGAAGGGTGGCTCGGTGGCGGCTGTGTCCGCGGGGCGATCAAGGACGCGACCTTGCGGGCCTATGCAACGGGCCAACCCCAATTTATCTCGGTCGCCCCGCAAGAAGAGCTGGCGGAAAAAGGCGTGCGTGCAGGCGATGACGTTGATGGCGTCCGATTTGCACGCAACGGATGCCCGTCCAAGGGGACCATCGACATCTTTATCGAACCTCATCTCCCGAAACCTGACTTGCTGGTCTTTGGGGAATCCCCAGTGGCAAAAAAACTGATCGAGCTTGCTCCGCAGTTTGGTTGGGGCGCCACCACAGTAAGTGCGGATGCCCCATTGCCCCCACGCACACCCAGTTCTGCGCGCTATCTTGTTATCGCGACGCAGGGGCAGGGTGATCTTGCTGCATTAAAAACAGGGCTGGCGGACCTTGCCGAGTACATCGCCTTTGTTGGGAGCACTAAAAAGTTCACGAGCCTGTCTGAAAAGCTGATCGCGGCAGGTGCCGACCCCGCACAAATCGCCACTGTTCGTGCGCCCGCTGGGCTGGACATTGGTGCTGTCACCCCTGCCGAAATCGCGCTGGCGATACTTGCGGAGCTGACACAGGTCAAACGTGATCTTTTGGCGAGGCTCGCCCAAAATGGGTAG
- a CDS encoding ArsJ-associated glyceraldehyde-3-phosphate dehydrogenase: MTVYALNGLGRIGKLALKPLLARGAQIAWINDAVGDPEMHAHLLEFDTVHGRWQADFSYDEESITIDGTRIPFIGTRDIADLPLEGVDVVIDCTGVFKTEAKIAPYFDAGVKKVVVSAPVKDGDAANIVYGVNHDTYDPAEHRIVTAASCTTNCLAPVVKVIHENLGIKHGSITTIHDVTNTQTIVDRPAKDLRRARSALNSLIPTTTGSATAITLIYPELTGRLNGHAVRVPLLNASLTDCVFEVERETTSEEVNALFKTASEGPLAGILGYEERPLVSTDYTNDERSSIVDALSTMVINGTQVKIYAWYDNEMGYAHRLVDVAFMVGDSL, from the coding sequence ATGACCGTTTATGCCCTCAATGGCCTTGGCCGTATCGGAAAACTTGCCCTAAAGCCTCTGCTTGCGCGCGGCGCGCAGATTGCATGGATCAACGACGCGGTTGGTGACCCTGAGATGCATGCGCATTTGCTAGAGTTCGACACCGTGCATGGGCGGTGGCAGGCGGATTTTTCCTATGATGAGGAGAGCATCACCATCGACGGCACCCGCATCCCGTTCATCGGGACGCGCGACATTGCCGACCTGCCGCTTGAAGGTGTTGATGTGGTGATCGACTGTACGGGGGTGTTCAAGACCGAAGCAAAGATCGCGCCGTATTTCGATGCTGGCGTAAAAAAGGTTGTTGTCTCGGCCCCTGTGAAGGACGGCGATGCGGCCAACATCGTCTACGGTGTGAACCACGATACCTATGATCCGGCAGAGCATCGCATTGTGACCGCGGCCAGTTGCACAACAAATTGCCTCGCCCCCGTGGTGAAAGTGATCCATGAGAATCTGGGCATCAAGCACGGTTCGATCACCACCATCCACGATGTGACGAACACCCAAACCATTGTGGACCGACCAGCAAAAGATCTTCGCCGCGCCCGCTCGGCGCTGAACTCACTTATCCCGACGACAACGGGCAGTGCAACGGCCATCACTCTGATTTACCCCGAGCTAACGGGGCGTTTGAACGGCCACGCTGTCCGTGTCCCGCTTTTGAACGCATCGCTGACCGATTGCGTGTTTGAGGTTGAACGCGAGACGACGTCTGAAGAGGTCAATGCCTTGTTCAAAACAGCTTCAGAGGGGCCGCTTGCCGGTATCCTTGGATATGAGGAACGCCCGTTGGTCTCAACAGATTATACCAACGACGAACGCTCCAGCATCGTCGATGCGCTCTCCACAATGGTCATCAACGGAACGCAGGTGAAAATCTATGCTTGGTATGACAATGAAATGGGCTATGCTCATCGCCTTGTCGATGTGGCGTTTATGGTCGGGGACAGCCTGTGA
- a CDS encoding AAA family ATPase, protein MTWNTLQTAMADQGYIASGDLAMALHLALSLGRPLLLEGAAGVGKTEVARVLAAVEDTQLIRLQCYEGLDAAQAIYEWNYQRQLLAIRAASEDGETGKSVEARIFSDEFLLERPLLKAIRQDKAPVLLIDEIDRADEEFEAYLLEILSEFQVTVPEMGTITATTRPMVILTANGTRDLSDALRRRCLYAHVPYPDHETELAILIARNPDITDRLCAQIVGFVQALRKQELEKKPGIAEMLDFAAALMGLGVADLTSDPAILQATLTTLLKTQIDRDAISTEIAQRLAGKAA, encoded by the coding sequence ATGACTTGGAATACGTTACAAACGGCCATGGCCGATCAGGGATATATTGCCTCTGGGGATCTGGCGATGGCGCTGCATTTGGCGCTGTCGCTGGGCCGTCCTTTGCTGCTGGAGGGCGCTGCAGGGGTCGGCAAAACCGAAGTTGCGCGGGTGCTGGCGGCGGTTGAGGACACGCAGCTGATCCGTTTGCAGTGCTACGAAGGTCTGGATGCTGCTCAGGCAATTTACGAATGGAATTATCAGCGTCAGTTACTGGCAATCCGCGCGGCATCTGAAGATGGCGAGACGGGTAAATCCGTTGAGGCGCGGATATTCTCGGATGAATTCCTGCTGGAACGTCCGCTGCTCAAGGCGATCCGCCAAGACAAAGCACCGGTTCTGCTGATCGACGAGATTGACCGCGCTGATGAAGAGTTCGAGGCATACCTGCTGGAAATCCTGTCAGAATTTCAGGTGACCGTTCCCGAAATGGGCACCATCACCGCAACGACGCGGCCGATGGTTATCCTGACGGCCAACGGCACACGCGATCTAAGCGATGCACTGCGCCGTCGTTGTCTGTATGCTCACGTGCCCTATCCCGATCACGAGACCGAGCTGGCGATCTTGATTGCGCGTAATCCTGACATCACCGATCGTCTGTGCGCGCAGATTGTCGGGTTTGTTCAGGCCCTGCGCAAACAAGAGCTGGAAAAGAAACCTGGCATTGCCGAGATGCTGGATTTTGCCGCTGCTTTGATGGGCCTTGGCGTGGCCGATCTGACGAGCGATCCGGCAATTTTACAGGCAACGCTGACGACCCTGTTAAAAACGCAGATAGACCGCGACGCAATTTCCACAGAAATCGCGCAACGCTTGGCGGGCAAAGCCGCATGA
- a CDS encoding CoxG family protein has product MELKDEITINAPMTRVYEALNDPDILRECIPGCEELIQHSDTELEAKILLKVGPVKARFGGNVTLDKSGAPDAFSLTGEGSGGAAGHAKGGADVTLVAEGDTTILTYDAKAQIGGKLAQLGSRLIQSTSKKLAAKFFKKFAEVLDGETVG; this is encoded by the coding sequence ATGGAACTTAAAGACGAAATCACCATCAATGCGCCAATGACCCGCGTTTACGAAGCATTGAACGATCCCGATATCCTGCGCGAATGCATTCCAGGGTGCGAAGAATTGATCCAACATTCCGATACTGAGCTAGAAGCAAAAATTTTGCTGAAAGTCGGGCCCGTAAAGGCGCGTTTCGGCGGTAATGTCACGCTGGACAAAAGTGGCGCTCCAGACGCGTTTTCCCTCACCGGAGAAGGCAGTGGCGGCGCTGCGGGGCATGCCAAAGGCGGCGCGGATGTCACGCTGGTGGCCGAGGGTGACACCACGATTCTGACCTATGACGCCAAGGCGCAAATCGGCGGTAAGCTGGCGCAACTGGGCAGCCGGCTCATTCAGAGCACATCGAAAAAACTCGCGGCCAAGTTCTTTAAGAAATTTGCCGAAGTGCTGGATGGCGAAACCGTTGGTTAA
- a CDS encoding (2Fe-2S)-binding protein, producing the protein MSKKMHVKLNVNGEDHEFLAEPRELLIYALREKLNLTGPHVGCETSHCGACTVTMNGKSVKSCTVFVAQADGAEVTTIEGLGSPDALHVLQENFKEHHGLQCGFCTPGMITRAAKLLEENPNPTEEEVRFGIAGNICRCTGYQNIVKSILSAASELNAAKEAAQ; encoded by the coding sequence ATGTCAAAAAAGATGCACGTTAAACTCAACGTCAACGGCGAAGATCACGAATTCCTCGCTGAGCCACGCGAATTGCTGATCTACGCATTGCGCGAAAAGCTCAACCTGACGGGTCCGCATGTGGGCTGTGAAACCTCCCATTGTGGGGCTTGCACGGTTACGATGAACGGTAAATCTGTTAAATCCTGCACAGTTTTTGTGGCTCAGGCCGACGGCGCAGAGGTCACCACGATTGAAGGGCTCGGTAGCCCAGATGCGCTGCACGTCCTGCAAGAGAACTTCAAAGAGCACCACGGCCTGCAATGTGGTTTCTGTACGCCGGGTATGATCACCCGCGCGGCCAAGTTGCTGGAAGAGAACCCGAACCCGACCGAAGAAGAGGTCCGGTTTGGCATTGCAGGGAATATCTGCCGCTGCACGGGCTACCAGAACATCGTGAAATCCATTCTCTCAGCCGCGTCTGAGCTGAACGCAGCCAAGGAGGCGGCACAATGA
- a CDS encoding FAD binding domain-containing protein codes for MIPAEFEYYRPTDIAGVIAILEEHGDDARVIAGGHSLIPMMKLRMADVPHLIDLQAIDSLNGITISDGTIKIGAMVTQHELINSAEIEKAAPIMTEAARQIADPQVRYMGTVGGNVANGDPANDMPGLMQCLNAQLHLIGPDGERTVQARDFYEAAFMTDREDEEILTAVSFDAPKGGYAYEKQKRKIGDYATAAAAVQIIKEDGKVSQASIAMTNLSDTPVWSEAAADALVGTDCDEGAVKSAIAAMLDDIDPTEDNRGPVAFKRHAAGIVLGRAITRAWSRA; via the coding sequence ATGATACCAGCGGAGTTTGAGTACTACAGGCCCACAGACATAGCAGGCGTAATTGCCATACTTGAAGAACATGGCGACGATGCGCGCGTGATTGCGGGGGGGCACAGCCTGATCCCCATGATGAAATTACGTATGGCCGATGTGCCGCATCTGATCGATCTACAAGCGATCGACAGCCTAAATGGCATCACCATTTCAGACGGAACCATCAAGATCGGCGCGATGGTGACGCAGCATGAACTTATCAACTCGGCTGAAATTGAAAAAGCGGCCCCCATCATGACCGAAGCAGCGCGCCAAATCGCTGATCCGCAGGTCCGCTACATGGGAACCGTTGGTGGCAATGTCGCAAACGGTGATCCGGCCAACGATATGCCGGGTCTGATGCAATGCCTAAATGCGCAGCTCCACCTTATTGGTCCCGATGGCGAGCGCACAGTTCAAGCGCGCGACTTTTACGAAGCGGCTTTTATGACCGATCGTGAAGATGAAGAAATCCTGACCGCAGTGAGCTTTGATGCGCCAAAAGGCGGATACGCCTATGAGAAGCAAAAACGCAAAATCGGAGATTACGCCACTGCGGCTGCTGCGGTGCAGATCATCAAAGAAGACGGCAAGGTTTCCCAAGCCTCGATTGCGATGACAAACCTAAGCGATACGCCCGTCTGGTCCGAAGCGGCGGCCGATGCGTTGGTTGGGACGGATTGTGATGAAGGGGCGGTTAAATCTGCCATCGCTGCGATGCTCGACGACATCGACCCAACCGAGGACAACCGCGGCCCCGTCGCATTCAAACGCCACGCTGCTGGCATCGTTCTTGGCCGCGCCATCACGCGCGCTTGGTCACGGGCGTAA
- a CDS encoding XdhC family protein: MAKPLVNPITYHDHAVEVLAQVAAYVRTGQRFVLITSVDIKGGSARDLGSLAVVNDAGEMTGYMSNGCIDQDILLQALECLRSGSARLLRYGDGSPFRDLTLPCGGALSVWIDPAPDTAALVEAYNALLARAPATLTFFPETAGGALAPITIAYQPKVALTLAGRGAIFRATAKIAHAIGFDVTAFSPDLHDLDAITAYCNKPPTHVTSQQGITALELDATSGFLTLFHDHDWEPAFLVAALATTAGFIGALGSQRTHAARLAQLADRGISERDQQRIRGPIGLVPSLRNADLIAVSALAEIAQAFAYEQQLVVEVQQARQAEPSPFLAVVQKARSVC; the protein is encoded by the coding sequence ATGGCGAAACCGTTGGTTAACCCCATCACATATCATGACCATGCGGTCGAAGTTTTGGCGCAGGTTGCGGCCTATGTGCGAACAGGGCAGCGTTTTGTGTTGATTACGTCGGTGGATATCAAGGGCGGCAGTGCACGTGATCTGGGATCACTGGCTGTCGTCAATGATGCCGGCGAAATGACGGGCTATATGTCTAATGGCTGCATTGATCAGGATATCCTGCTTCAAGCGTTGGAATGCTTGCGGTCGGGTTCAGCCCGTTTGTTGCGGTATGGTGATGGGTCTCCCTTCCGTGATCTGACTTTGCCGTGCGGCGGGGCATTGTCGGTGTGGATCGACCCCGCACCCGATACCGCGGCACTTGTGGAGGCCTACAACGCCTTGCTGGCACGTGCGCCTGCAACCCTGACGTTCTTCCCTGAAACGGCAGGGGGGGCTCTTGCCCCGATCACGATTGCCTATCAGCCCAAGGTGGCGCTGACCCTTGCTGGACGGGGTGCAATTTTTCGCGCGACCGCCAAAATTGCACATGCGATCGGGTTTGATGTGACGGCCTTTTCCCCCGACCTCCATGACCTCGATGCGATCACAGCCTACTGTAATAAACCACCAACGCATGTGACCTCTCAACAAGGCATCACTGCGCTGGAACTGGACGCAACCAGTGGATTTTTAACTCTGTTTCACGATCATGATTGGGAACCTGCATTTCTTGTCGCGGCGCTGGCTACCACAGCTGGATTTATCGGGGCGTTAGGCAGCCAGCGTACGCACGCGGCGCGGCTTGCCCAGTTGGCTGACAGGGGTATTTCTGAACGGGATCAGCAGCGCATTCGGGGGCCAATTGGCCTTGTCCCTTCGCTGCGAAATGCCGACCTGATTGCAGTCTCTGCATTGGCCGAAATCGCGCAGGCCTTTGCGTATGAGCAGCAATTGGTCGTTGAAGTTCAGCAGGCACGCCAAGCTGAACCATCGCCATTCTTAGCAGTTGTTCAAAAGGCGCGTTCCGTCTGCTGA
- a CDS encoding nucleotidyltransferase family protein has translation MGSFGAIILAAGLSRRMGDRNKLLLSIHGKPMIRHVVETYLSVVDERVWVVTGYESERIEAALRGLDVQIVHNENFEAGQPFSVRAGLCEARGAQHYLIGLGDQPDLTDGDLRALMAAHLAGDVQKISIPYQGSTRGNPIIVPAAMRKRLLLDQANPGCGKFTRTHPELAQHHPMTQSGFFNDIDTPAAFEAFKKSTTLKDLI, from the coding sequence ATGGGTAGTTTTGGCGCGATAATTTTGGCCGCAGGTCTGTCGCGGCGCATGGGAGATCGCAACAAGCTACTGTTGTCGATCCACGGCAAACCGATGATCCGCCACGTCGTTGAAACCTACCTGTCCGTTGTGGATGAACGGGTTTGGGTTGTGACGGGATATGAAAGCGAACGGATTGAAGCTGCGCTGCGCGGGTTGGATGTGCAAATTGTGCACAACGAAAATTTCGAGGCAGGGCAACCGTTTTCAGTTCGCGCAGGGCTTTGTGAAGCACGCGGCGCGCAGCATTATCTAATCGGCCTTGGAGATCAGCCAGACCTAACCGATGGGGATTTGCGCGCATTGATGGCGGCGCATTTGGCGGGGGATGTTCAGAAGATTTCCATCCCTTACCAAGGTTCCACACGGGGCAATCCAATCATTGTTCCTGCCGCGATGCGGAAGAGGTTGCTGCTAGATCAGGCCAATCCTGGTTGTGGGAAATTCACCCGCACCCATCCTGAACTGGCCCAACATCACCCCATGACACAATCGGGGTTTTTCAATGACATCGACACGCCAGCCGCGTTTGAAGCCTTCAAAAAATCAACAACGTTAAAGGACCTGATATGA
- a CDS encoding vWA domain-containing protein — translation MSLVTKFAARDPGPAARMAGFVAHLRDHGLRLGVGETGAALDALTHINAANPHDARRALKSVFTGCAEEAAQFDGLFDSFWMNGGRVKTRVTATATPSQSENVKSSREASEEASSGTGDISAPDGGNGEAESDGEGKLVATDVTNLLKKDLRDLVHPEDIAEAEKIAQRLGAALRDRRSRRRKDARKGDQIHFRKVMRQCLATGGEPFTLPKRQRPDRTMRITAICDVSGSMTVYSRIFLAFLAGLMRADTRADAYLFHTRLVRITEALRDKDALRALARLSLLAEGFAGGSKIADSLETFANTYGRRFVDNRTVVMILSDGYDTASPELISDALARLKKRGCKIIWLNPLKGWDGYEPTARAMANALPHLDLFRAANTLGDLAALESEMVRL, via the coding sequence ATGAGCCTCGTGACCAAATTTGCCGCCCGTGATCCGGGCCCTGCCGCCCGAATGGCTGGATTTGTTGCGCATCTGCGTGACCACGGCTTGCGGCTTGGCGTGGGCGAAACGGGCGCAGCGCTGGACGCCTTGACCCATATCAACGCAGCAAACCCCCATGATGCACGCCGCGCACTGAAATCTGTGTTTACGGGCTGCGCCGAAGAAGCCGCCCAGTTCGACGGGTTGTTCGACAGCTTTTGGATGAACGGCGGACGTGTCAAAACCCGCGTGACCGCAACAGCGACGCCAAGCCAAAGCGAAAACGTAAAATCCAGTCGTGAAGCCAGCGAAGAGGCCAGCAGCGGCACGGGTGACATCAGCGCGCCTGACGGTGGCAATGGCGAAGCGGAAAGCGACGGGGAAGGCAAATTAGTTGCAACGGATGTCACCAACCTGCTCAAGAAAGACTTGCGCGATCTTGTTCACCCCGAAGACATTGCCGAAGCGGAAAAGATCGCGCAGCGCCTTGGGGCCGCGTTAAGGGATAGGCGATCACGTCGTCGCAAAGACGCGCGCAAGGGGGATCAAATCCACTTTCGCAAAGTCATGCGGCAATGCCTTGCGACAGGTGGCGAACCTTTTACGCTGCCCAAACGCCAACGACCCGACCGCACGATGCGGATCACGGCGATCTGCGATGTGTCAGGGTCGATGACCGTCTATTCACGCATTTTTCTCGCGTTCCTTGCAGGCCTCATGCGCGCCGATACTCGGGCGGATGCCTATCTTTTTCATACGAGGCTTGTGCGGATTACCGAGGCCCTGCGTGACAAAGATGCACTGCGCGCGTTGGCGCGGTTGTCTTTGCTGGCCGAAGGCTTTGCTGGTGGATCAAAGATTGCGGACAGTCTTGAAACATTTGCAAACACCTATGGCCGTCGATTTGTTGATAATCGAACGGTCGTTATGATCCTGTCGGACGGCTATGACACCGCATCGCCTGAGCTGATTTCTGACGCGCTTGCCCGTTTGAAAAAACGTGGCTGCAAGATCATTTGGCTTAACCCTCTCAAAGGTTGGGACGGCTATGAACCGACAGCACGCGCGATGGCTAATGCCTTGCCGCATCTGGATCTGTTTCGCGCGGCCAATACGCTGGGCGACCTTGCGGCGCTTGAGAGCGAAATGGTGCGGCTATGA
- a CDS encoding aerobic carbon-monoxide dehydrogenase large subunit: MKDEMTREERVANLKGMGCSRKRVEDARFTQGKGNYVDDVKLPGMLHGDFVRSPYAHARIKSINIDAAMALPGVTAVLTAKDLEPLGLHWMPTLAGDKQMVLADGKVLFQGQEVAFVVASDRYVAADAVELVEVDYEELEVVVDPFEALKSDVVLREDMVAEDGSVPNGAHGPRNHPNHIFTWEAGEKEATEQVIGDAEVVATEEMYYHRTHPCPLETCGSVASMDKVNGKLTLWGTFQAPHVVRTVASLLSGIEEHNIRVISPDIGGGFGNKVGVYPGYVCSIVASIVTGVPVKWVEDRMENLMSTAFARDYWMKGQISATKEGKITGLHCHVTADHGAFDACADPTKFPAGFMNICTGSYDIPVAYLGVDGVYTNKAPGGVSYRCSFRVTEAVYFIERMIEVLAIKLNMDPAELRSINFIKKEQFPYQAALGWEYDSGDYQTAWDKALEAVDYKGLRAEQAQRVEDFKAGKTRKVMGIGLSFFTEIVGAGPVKNCDILGMGMFDSCEIRIHPTGSAVARLGTISQGQGHATTFAQILATEIGLSAESITIEEGDTDTAPYGLGTYGSRSTPVAGAAAAMAGRKIRAKAQMIAAYLLEVHDNDVEFDVDRFVVKGSPEQFKTMKEVAYAAYNQAIPGLEPGLEAVSYYDPPNMTYPFGAYICVMDIDVDTGVPEIRRFYALDDCGTRINPMVIEGQIHGGLTEALAVALGQEIAYDDLGNVKTGTLMDFFLPTAWEVPNYETDYTVTPSPHHPIGAKGVGESPHVGGVPCFSNAVQDAFRPFGNTHTNMPHDHWRIWQTANDLGMHD; the protein is encoded by the coding sequence ATGAAGGACGAAATGACACGCGAAGAACGGGTTGCCAATCTTAAAGGGATGGGGTGTTCACGCAAGCGCGTTGAGGACGCCCGTTTCACCCAAGGTAAGGGCAACTACGTCGATGACGTCAAACTGCCTGGCATGTTGCACGGTGATTTCGTGCGCTCGCCCTATGCGCATGCGCGGATCAAATCGATCAACATCGATGCTGCGATGGCGCTGCCGGGTGTGACTGCGGTTCTGACCGCCAAAGATCTAGAGCCGCTGGGCCTGCACTGGATGCCAACATTGGCGGGTGACAAACAGATGGTTCTGGCCGACGGCAAAGTGCTGTTCCAAGGTCAGGAGGTCGCCTTTGTTGTGGCGTCTGATCGCTATGTTGCAGCAGATGCGGTTGAATTGGTTGAGGTCGACTACGAAGAGCTTGAGGTGGTTGTAGACCCGTTCGAGGCTTTGAAATCGGATGTTGTTCTGCGCGAAGACATGGTGGCCGAAGATGGATCGGTTCCAAATGGCGCGCATGGTCCACGCAACCACCCGAACCATATTTTCACTTGGGAAGCAGGCGAAAAAGAAGCAACCGAGCAGGTGATCGGCGACGCTGAAGTCGTCGCTACCGAAGAGATGTATTACCACCGCACCCATCCCTGTCCGCTTGAAACCTGCGGTTCCGTCGCTTCCATGGACAAGGTCAACGGCAAGCTGACCCTATGGGGCACGTTTCAGGCACCACATGTTGTGCGCACCGTTGCCTCGCTTTTGTCTGGCATAGAAGAACACAACATCCGCGTCATCTCTCCCGATATTGGCGGCGGGTTTGGCAACAAAGTGGGTGTTTATCCCGGCTATGTCTGCTCAATCGTGGCCTCCATTGTCACAGGCGTGCCTGTGAAGTGGGTCGAGGACCGGATGGAAAACCTGATGTCGACGGCCTTTGCCCGCGACTATTGGATGAAGGGTCAGATCAGCGCCACCAAGGAAGGTAAGATCACCGGCCTGCATTGCCATGTGACAGCTGACCACGGTGCATTTGATGCCTGCGCGGATCCGACGAAATTCCCAGCTGGTTTCATGAACATTTGTACGGGGTCTTATGACATCCCTGTCGCCTATCTGGGGGTGGACGGTGTCTACACCAACAAGGCGCCAGGCGGTGTTTCCTACCGGTGTTCCTTCCGCGTAACCGAGGCGGTGTATTTCATTGAACGCATGATCGAAGTTCTTGCGATCAAGCTGAATATGGATCCGGCTGAGCTACGCTCGATCAACTTTATCAAGAAAGAGCAGTTCCCGTATCAGGCTGCGCTGGGGTGGGAATACGATTCAGGCGACTATCAAACCGCATGGGACAAAGCACTGGAGGCCGTCGATTACAAAGGTCTGCGTGCCGAACAAGCCCAGCGGGTAGAGGACTTTAAGGCAGGCAAGACGCGTAAGGTGATGGGCATTGGTTTGTCCTTCTTCACCGAGATCGTTGGCGCGGGTCCGGTCAAGAATTGTGATATTCTTGGAATGGGCATGTTTGACAGCTGCGAAATCCGCATCCACCCTACAGGGTCGGCTGTGGCGCGGCTGGGGACGATCAGCCAAGGTCAGGGCCACGCAACGACCTTTGCGCAGATCCTCGCAACCGAGATCGGCCTATCCGCTGAGAGCATCACAATTGAAGAAGGCGACACAGATACGGCGCCTTACGGTTTGGGCACCTATGGGTCGCGTTCGACTCCGGTTGCGGGTGCTGCGGCGGCGATGGCGGGGCGGAAGATCCGCGCCAAGGCACAGATGATCGCGGCCTATCTGCTAGAGGTTCACGACAATGACGTGGAATTCGACGTGGACCGCTTTGTTGTCAAAGGATCGCCTGAGCAGTTCAAGACGATGAAAGAAGTCGCCTATGCTGCCTATAATCAGGCCATCCCAGGGCTCGAACCCGGTCTGGAAGCGGTTAGCTATTATGATCCCCCCAACATGACCTATCCCTTTGGCGCGTATATTTGCGTCATGGACATCGACGTTGATACGGGTGTGCCGGAAATCCGCCGCTTCTATGCGCTGGATGATTGCGGGACGCGGATTAACCCGATGGTGATTGAGGGGCAAATCCATGGCGGTCTGACCGAGGCGCTTGCCGTCGCTTTGGGCCAAGAGATTGCCTATGACGATTTGGGTAACGTCAAGACGGGGACATTGATGGACTTCTTCCTGCCGACTGCTTGGGAAGTGCCAAACTATGAAACCGACTATACCGTGACGCCCAGCCCGCACCACCCGATTGGCGCAAAAGGTGTCGGCGAAAGCCCGCATGTGGGCGGCGTGCCTTGCTTCTCGAATGCGGTGCAGGATGCCTTCCGCCCGTTTGGCAACACCCACACCAATATGCCGCATGACCACTGGCGCATTTGGCAGACTGCCAACGATCTGGGCATGCACGACTAA
- a CDS encoding helix-turn-helix domain-containing protein encodes MEEMILTRLSTLGHPQRLALFRLLMRRYPDRVPATELAQALMIKPNTLSTYVNALMHAGLVTQERVGTSLRYAIHMQAARETIDYLIIDCCRGRPDICSPDLYPTSFGETAMSDRKFNALFICTGNSARSIFAESILRDMAGDRFVAYSAGTKPRSELNPFAVEVLEQKGHDVSVLRSKNISEFQTPDAPKFDFIFTVCNGAANEECPSWQGQPVTAHWGLPDPVKVEGSDAEKNLAFHQTYGALRNRMTGFTGLPIASLDRMSLQKAVDDLAQSQEKGPAT; translated from the coding sequence ATGGAAGAAATGATTCTCACCCGCCTCTCAACCCTAGGCCACCCGCAGCGGCTGGCCCTGTTTCGGCTGCTCATGCGTCGCTATCCCGATCGCGTTCCTGCGACTGAGTTGGCGCAAGCCCTCATGATCAAGCCTAACACGCTGTCCACTTACGTGAATGCGTTGATGCACGCAGGTCTGGTGACGCAAGAGCGCGTCGGGACATCCCTGCGCTATGCCATCCACATGCAGGCGGCCCGCGAGACCATCGATTATCTCATCATCGACTGCTGCCGAGGCCGCCCCGACATCTGTTCGCCCGACCTTTATCCAACCTCATTCGGAGAAACCGCCATGAGTGACCGTAAGTTCAATGCCCTTTTCATCTGCACCGGAAATTCAGCGCGATCGATCTTTGCTGAATCCATTCTGCGTGACATGGCGGGGGATCGGTTTGTAGCCTATTCAGCAGGCACCAAACCCCGCTCGGAGTTGAATCCCTTCGCGGTTGAGGTGCTGGAACAGAAGGGCCATGACGTGTCGGTGTTGCGCTCGAAAAACATCTCGGAGTTCCAAACACCCGATGCCCCCAAATTCGATTTCATCTTTACTGTCTGTAACGGCGCCGCGAACGAGGAATGCCCGTCATGGCAGGGCCAACCTGTTACCGCCCATTGGGGGTTGCCCGATCCGGTAAAGGTCGAAGGCTCTGACGCGGAAAAGAACCTTGCGTTCCATCAGACCTATGGCGCGCTTCGTAATCGAATGACGGGCTTTACGGGCCTGCCCATCGCATCGCTGGACCGTATGTCTTTGCAAAAGGCTGTCGATGATCTGGCTCAGTCACAAGAAAAAGGACCTGCAACATGA